Proteins from a single region of Segatella copri:
- a CDS encoding redoxin domain-containing protein, protein MKITRLFSVAAIMVAALALTSCNNKKFHINGNITEAQDSMLYLENISLNGPVKIDSVKLGEDGAFAFDEAAMGSVTPEFYRLRIANQTINLSIDSTETVKVKAAYPQMSFKYEVEGSENCNKIKELSLKQMTLQSNINGLVKDPNIGNDSIESIVGRMLQAYKQDIKTNYIFKEPMKAYAYYALFQTVQLGNVNTLIFNPRNNKDDVKVFAAVATSWDTYYPGAERGKNLHNIAIEGMKDIRIIENQMAQQQIEASKVSVNGCIELALQDNKGQVRRLSDLKGKVVLLDFHLFASKESTKRIMMLRELYNKYHAAGLEIYQVSVDPDEHFWKTSTAAIPWICVRDEDGIQGKSLALYNVQSIPTFFLIDRTNTLQARDAQIKDIEAAIKNLL, encoded by the coding sequence ATGAAGATAACTAGACTCTTTTCAGTGGCAGCGATTATGGTAGCTGCACTGGCTTTGACTTCTTGTAACAACAAGAAATTCCACATCAACGGCAATATCACAGAGGCTCAGGACTCTATGCTCTATCTGGAGAACATCAGCCTGAACGGTCCTGTGAAAATCGACTCTGTTAAACTGGGCGAGGATGGTGCCTTTGCCTTCGACGAGGCTGCCATGGGCTCTGTTACCCCAGAGTTCTACCGCTTACGCATCGCCAACCAAACCATCAATCTTTCCATCGATTCTACAGAAACCGTCAAGGTAAAGGCGGCTTATCCGCAGATGAGTTTCAAATACGAAGTGGAAGGTTCTGAAAACTGCAACAAGATTAAGGAGTTGTCTCTTAAGCAGATGACTCTCCAGAGCAATATCAACGGGCTCGTGAAAGATCCTAACATCGGCAACGATTCTATCGAATCCATCGTAGGCCGCATGCTCCAGGCTTACAAACAGGACATCAAGACCAACTACATCTTCAAGGAGCCAATGAAGGCATACGCTTACTATGCGCTCTTCCAAACGGTACAGTTGGGCAATGTGAATACACTTATCTTCAACCCTCGCAACAACAAAGACGACGTGAAGGTATTTGCTGCCGTAGCAACCAGTTGGGATACCTACTATCCTGGCGCTGAGCGTGGCAAGAACCTCCACAATATCGCCATCGAGGGAATGAAGGACATCCGCATCATCGAGAACCAGATGGCACAGCAGCAGATTGAGGCCAGCAAGGTGAGCGTAAACGGATGCATCGAACTTGCACTTCAGGACAACAAGGGACAGGTACGCCGTCTCTCCGACCTCAAGGGCAAGGTGGTACTGCTCGACTTCCATCTCTTCGCCAGCAAAGAGAGCACCAAGCGCATCATGATGTTGCGTGAACTCTACAACAAGTATCATGCTGCCGGACTGGAGATTTATCAGGTATCAGTAGACCCAGACGAGCACTTCTGGAAGACCTCTACCGCTGCCATCCCTTGGATTTGCGTACGCGATGAAGATGGCATTCAGGGCAAGAGTCTGGCTCTCTACAATGTCCAGAGCATTCCTACCTTCTTCCTGATCGACCGCACCAACACCCTGCAGGCACGTGATGCACAGATTAAGGACATAGAGGCAGCCATCAAGAACCTTCTTTAA
- a CDS encoding sialate O-acetylesterase yields MNKKFLAMAALALITTGAQAKVKLPHILGDNMILQQNTEASLWGWDKPGTTVEVTTSWSGQKYSAKTGKDGKWAIKVQTPKASYTPLSITFDDGEKTTLNNVLAGEVWVCAGQSNMEMPVKGFGNCPVEGYNKAVLEANQYKGVHYVKIPSVMSSKPLDDANCEWKEVNPETVGDASATGYFFAQVINKTLDIPVGLVMANKGGSRVESWLDRDYLKKNTKEDLDSVKMTKNPKFKWDFLYPLLWGNGTFHPILNYSVKGILFYQGCSNVGDPDGQYTKRLADLVAQWRRDFKQGELPFYFVQIAPYHNGDVNGDWGPKLREQQFNAAKVIPNSGIVCTEDLVYPYEVEQIHPCQKQPVGERLALQALSKTYGMKGLFSESMTFKEMKIVGDTVKVHFDNTYGAYNRFEGIEGFEVAGEDKVFHKATAKHFWQEGNDPWNECVIVTSPEVKKPVALRYCFRNFQLGNMANAGNLPLFPFRTDNW; encoded by the coding sequence ATGAATAAGAAATTTTTAGCAATGGCAGCCTTGGCACTTATCACAACAGGAGCGCAGGCTAAAGTAAAGTTGCCACACATCTTGGGTGACAACATGATTTTACAGCAAAACACAGAGGCTAGCCTCTGGGGATGGGACAAACCAGGAACCACAGTAGAGGTAACCACCTCATGGTCTGGGCAGAAATATTCTGCCAAGACCGGAAAGGATGGCAAATGGGCTATCAAAGTACAAACCCCGAAGGCGAGCTATACCCCACTCTCCATCACTTTCGATGATGGCGAAAAGACCACTCTCAACAATGTGCTGGCAGGAGAAGTATGGGTTTGTGCAGGTCAGAGCAACATGGAGATGCCTGTAAAAGGATTCGGCAACTGCCCTGTAGAAGGTTACAACAAGGCGGTGCTCGAAGCAAACCAGTACAAAGGCGTACATTACGTAAAGATTCCTAGCGTAATGAGCAGTAAGCCGTTAGATGATGCCAACTGCGAATGGAAGGAGGTTAACCCAGAAACCGTAGGCGATGCATCTGCTACAGGATACTTCTTTGCACAGGTAATAAACAAGACTCTTGATATTCCGGTAGGTCTGGTCATGGCAAACAAGGGTGGAAGCCGTGTAGAAAGCTGGCTCGACCGCGACTACCTGAAAAAGAACACCAAGGAAGATCTCGACTCTGTAAAGATGACCAAGAACCCTAAGTTTAAGTGGGATTTCCTCTACCCTCTTCTCTGGGGTAACGGAACTTTCCACCCTATCCTCAACTATAGCGTAAAGGGTATTCTCTTCTATCAGGGATGTTCTAACGTGGGCGACCCGGACGGCCAGTATACCAAACGTCTTGCCGACCTCGTTGCCCAGTGGCGCAGAGACTTCAAGCAGGGCGAACTGCCATTCTATTTCGTACAGATTGCACCTTATCATAATGGCGACGTAAATGGCGATTGGGGACCTAAGCTCCGTGAACAGCAGTTCAATGCAGCCAAGGTGATTCCAAACAGCGGCATCGTCTGTACCGAAGACCTGGTTTACCCATACGAGGTTGAGCAGATTCATCCATGTCAGAAACAGCCTGTAGGCGAACGTCTTGCACTCCAGGCACTCAGCAAGACCTATGGCATGAAGGGACTCTTCAGCGAGAGCATGACCTTCAAGGAGATGAAGATTGTAGGTGATACTGTAAAGGTGCATTTCGACAACACCTACGGAGCCTACAACCGCTTTGAAGGTATCGAAGGTTTCGAAGTTGCAGGCGAAGATAAGGTATTCCATAAGGCTACAGCCAAGCACTTCTGGCAGGAAGGCAACGATCCTTGGAATGAGTGCGTCATCGTAACCAGTCCTGAGGTAAAGAAACCAGTAGCCCTTCGCTACTGTTTCCGCAACTTCCAGCTCGGCAATATGGCAAATGCAGGCAACCTGCCTCTCTTCCCATTCCGTACAGATAATTGGTAA
- a CDS encoding NUDIX hydrolase → MSHVLDKFQFCPVCGSSHFEINNIKSKKCKDCGFSYYLNPSSATVALILNSKEELLAVRRKKDPAKGALDLPGGFVDMDETGEEGMAREVKEETGLDATEVKYQFSYPNLYLYSGFMVHTLDMFYEVKVKDDTHIEAMDDAEESFWIPLSRLNPDEFAFDSIRKGLHRYLETKLG, encoded by the coding sequence ATGAGTCACGTATTAGATAAGTTTCAGTTTTGCCCGGTTTGCGGCTCTAGTCATTTCGAAATCAACAACATCAAGAGCAAGAAGTGTAAGGACTGCGGATTCTCTTATTACCTCAATCCAAGCAGTGCTACGGTAGCTCTCATACTCAACAGTAAGGAAGAGCTCCTGGCAGTAAGGCGCAAGAAAGACCCAGCCAAGGGGGCACTCGATTTGCCAGGCGGTTTTGTTGACATGGATGAAACAGGTGAAGAAGGTATGGCAAGAGAGGTAAAAGAGGAAACCGGACTGGATGCAACTGAGGTTAAGTATCAGTTCAGCTACCCAAATCTCTACCTTTACTCAGGTTTCATGGTCCATACCCTCGATATGTTCTATGAAGTGAAGGTGAAAGACGACACTCATATAGAAGCAATGGACGATGCAGAAGAATCATTCTGGATACCATTGAGCAGACTCAATCCTGATGAGTTTGCATTCGATTCCATACGCAAAGGGCTCCATCGTTATTTGGAAACAAAATTGGGGTAA
- the topA gene encoding type I DNA topoisomerase yields the protein MQENLVIVESPAKAKKIEEFLGKDYKVMSSYGHIRDLKKKELSINEKTMEPDYEIPEEKKKLVTELKTNAKKAKKIWLASDEDREGEAISWHLCEVLGLDEEKTNRIVFHEITKQAILDAIKNPRHLDMNLVNAQQARRVLDRLVGFKLSPILWRKVKPALSAGRVQSVAVRLIVEREREIQKFQSVPYYRVTAIFALISDSGNATEVKAELDQRFNTHEEVEAFLEKCKDAKFMVESVTKKPLKRSPAPPFTTSTLQQEAARKLGFTVVQTMMIAQKLYESGRITYMRTDSVNLSTLCSNASKDEIIREYGKEYSQTRAYHTSSKGAQEAHEAIRPTYMNEPTIEGTAQEKRLYELIWKRTIASQMADAQLEKTTININIGNTNEKFVATGEVVSFDGFLKVYLESTDDEEHAEDSSHILPALKEGDELQRREILATEKYSLAPARYTEASLVKKLEDLGIGRPSTYAPTISTIQQRQYVVKGDKTGEERTFTIDSLKGIKITQKLKKEMAGSEKGKLLPTDIGIVVNDFLMENFPNIMNYNFTADVEKKFDDIAEGKTEWTNWMKDFDKGFEPEVKEVLEARNQHKAGERNLGNDPKTGKPVFVKIGRFGPVVQIGSAEDKDKPQFAQLPSDKSIETITLEEALELFKLPRELGDYEGITVTVGSGRYGPYILHNRKYVSIPKEDDPLTITLDRAIELIKEKREAEEKRHLKVFDEDDKMEILNGKYGPYIAYDGKNYRIPKAKHESAEELTYEECMEIIKAAPEPKARGRKKS from the coding sequence ATGCAAGAGAATTTAGTAATCGTCGAGAGCCCTGCGAAGGCTAAAAAGATCGAAGAGTTTTTAGGTAAGGACTATAAGGTTATGTCTTCTTACGGTCATATCCGTGACCTGAAGAAGAAGGAACTTAGTATAAACGAGAAAACCATGGAACCTGATTATGAGATTCCAGAGGAAAAGAAAAAACTCGTTACAGAATTGAAAACGAATGCGAAGAAAGCCAAGAAAATCTGGTTAGCATCCGATGAGGACCGCGAGGGAGAAGCCATCAGCTGGCACCTTTGCGAAGTACTGGGATTGGATGAGGAGAAGACAAACCGTATTGTCTTCCACGAGATTACCAAACAGGCTATTCTTGACGCAATCAAGAACCCACGCCATCTGGACATGAACCTGGTGAATGCCCAGCAGGCACGTCGTGTACTCGACCGACTGGTAGGTTTCAAGCTTTCTCCTATCTTGTGGAGAAAGGTTAAGCCAGCCCTTTCTGCAGGTCGTGTACAGAGTGTTGCTGTCCGTCTGATAGTAGAACGTGAGCGTGAAATCCAGAAGTTCCAGAGTGTTCCATACTATCGCGTTACCGCTATTTTCGCCCTGATCAGCGACAGCGGCAATGCAACAGAGGTAAAGGCAGAACTGGACCAGCGTTTCAATACCCACGAAGAGGTTGAAGCTTTCCTTGAGAAGTGCAAAGACGCTAAGTTTATGGTTGAATCTGTAACCAAGAAGCCTTTAAAGCGTTCTCCTGCACCACCTTTCACTACTTCTACTTTGCAACAGGAAGCTGCACGCAAGCTTGGTTTCACCGTTGTACAGACCATGATGATAGCCCAGAAACTTTACGAAAGCGGACGCATCACTTACATGCGAACCGATAGCGTAAACCTCTCTACGCTCTGTTCCAACGCCAGCAAAGATGAGATTATCAGAGAATATGGCAAGGAATACAGCCAGACTCGTGCCTACCACACCAGTTCAAAGGGTGCACAGGAAGCGCACGAGGCTATCCGTCCTACATATATGAATGAACCAACCATCGAAGGAACCGCTCAGGAGAAGCGCCTTTACGAACTCATCTGGAAGCGTACCATCGCATCTCAGATGGCTGATGCACAACTCGAAAAGACAACCATCAACATCAATATCGGCAACACAAACGAAAAGTTTGTTGCTACCGGCGAGGTTGTTTCATTCGATGGTTTCCTCAAGGTTTATCTTGAGTCAACCGACGATGAAGAGCATGCTGAGGATTCTTCCCACATTCTTCCAGCCCTGAAAGAAGGCGATGAATTGCAGCGCAGAGAAATCCTTGCTACAGAGAAGTATTCTCTGGCTCCTGCAAGATACACCGAGGCCAGTCTGGTGAAGAAACTGGAAGATCTCGGCATCGGCCGTCCATCTACTTATGCTCCAACCATCAGTACCATCCAGCAGCGTCAATACGTGGTAAAGGGTGACAAGACGGGTGAAGAGCGCACATTTACCATAGATTCTCTGAAGGGCATCAAGATAACCCAGAAGTTGAAGAAAGAGATGGCAGGCTCTGAAAAGGGCAAGCTTCTGCCTACTGATATCGGCATCGTAGTAAACGACTTCCTGATGGAGAACTTCCCGAACATCATGAACTACAACTTTACGGCAGACGTAGAGAAGAAATTTGATGATATTGCAGAAGGAAAGACCGAATGGACCAACTGGATGAAGGATTTCGACAAGGGCTTTGAGCCTGAAGTGAAGGAAGTCCTGGAAGCCCGCAACCAGCACAAAGCCGGCGAGCGCAATCTCGGAAATGATCCAAAAACAGGAAAGCCAGTATTCGTCAAGATTGGCCGTTTTGGGCCTGTGGTACAGATTGGTTCTGCAGAAGACAAGGACAAGCCTCAGTTTGCCCAGTTGCCATCAGACAAGAGCATAGAAACCATCACCCTGGAAGAGGCTTTGGAACTCTTCAAGCTGCCAAGAGAACTCGGTGATTATGAAGGCATTACTGTAACAGTTGGCTCTGGCCGATACGGCCCTTACATCCTCCATAACCGCAAGTATGTTTCTATTCCAAAGGAGGATGATCCGCTGACCATCACCCTGGATAGAGCCATCGAGCTGATCAAGGAAAAGCGCGAAGCCGAAGAGAAGCGTCATCTCAAAGTTTTCGATGAGGACGATAAGATGGAAATTCTCAATGGCAAGTATGGTCCATACATTGCTTACGACGGCAAGAATTACCGCATTCCAAAGGCAAAACATGAGAGTGCAGAGGAGCTTACATACGAGGAGTGTATGGAAATTATCAAAGCTGCTCCAGAACCAAAGGCTAGAGGCAGAAAGAAATCATAA
- a CDS encoding shikimate kinase — MKSIIIIGYMGAGKTTVGKALAKDLGVMFYDLDWYIESRMRKTVKQIFDEVGEEGFRKIEHNMLHEVAEFENVVVSCGGGTPCFFDNMDYMNQLGETFYLKASPETLHAHLKMGKGVRPLLLNKTPEEVDRFIHEQLKLREPYYEKAKHIIDINVMDNYDKINAIVRQIRDLLNI; from the coding sequence ATGAAGTCAATCATCATCATAGGATACATGGGCGCCGGCAAGACAACGGTCGGCAAAGCCCTCGCCAAAGACCTTGGCGTTATGTTCTACGATCTCGACTGGTATATCGAGAGCCGAATGCGCAAAACCGTTAAACAGATCTTCGACGAAGTTGGAGAAGAGGGATTTCGCAAGATAGAGCACAATATGCTACACGAAGTGGCAGAGTTTGAAAATGTAGTGGTAAGTTGCGGAGGAGGAACACCATGTTTCTTCGACAATATGGACTACATGAACCAACTTGGCGAAACGTTTTACCTGAAGGCATCTCCAGAAACCCTTCACGCTCATCTGAAGATGGGCAAAGGCGTACGCCCTCTGCTGCTCAACAAAACACCGGAAGAGGTAGACAGGTTTATCCATGAGCAGCTGAAACTTCGAGAGCCTTACTACGAGAAGGCAAAACACATCATCGATATCAACGTGATGGACAATTATGATAAAATCAACGCTATTGTTCGGCAGATCAGAGACCTGCTGAACATATAG
- the speA gene encoding biosynthetic arginine decarboxylase, which produces MKKWTIEDSKELYNICGWGTSYFGINDKGDVYVTPCKDNTQIDLRDIMDELALRDINAPVLLRFPDILDNRIEKTASCFQKAKEEYGYKGENFVIYPIKVNQMQPVVEEIISHGKKFNLGLEAGSKPELHAVIAVQAQSDSLIICNGYKDESYIELALLAQKMGKRIFIVVEKLNELDIIEKVAKKLNVKPNIGIRIKLASSGSGKWAESGGDASKFGLTSAELLTALKKIDEMGFHDCLRLIHFHIGSQITKIRRIQTALREAAQFYISLHKMGYNVDFVDCGGGLGVDYDGTRSSSSESSVNYSIQEYVNDCVYTFVDAANKNNIEHPNLITESGRSLSAHHSVLVIDVLETASLPEMPEEFEAKETDHQLVKDLYEIWDNLNPRNMLEDWHDAEQIREEALQLFSHGIVDLKTRAEIEAMYWSVCHEINNLAKHMKHVPEELRGLDKILADKYFCNFSLFQSLPDSWAIDQLFPIMPIQRLNERPTRNATLQDITCDSDGKIANFVTDGHIGNVLPLHPLKKNEPYYLGVFLVGAYQEILGDMHNLFGDTNAAHISVKDGKYCIDQIFDGETVEEVLDYVQYNPKKLVRQLEQWVTKSVKEGKISLDEGKEFLGTYRNGLFGYTYLQ; this is translated from the coding sequence ATGAAGAAATGGACTATTGAAGACTCGAAGGAGCTCTACAACATCTGTGGTTGGGGTACTTCTTACTTTGGCATCAACGACAAGGGTGATGTCTATGTAACTCCATGCAAGGACAACACACAGATAGACCTGCGCGACATCATGGACGAGTTGGCATTACGCGACATCAACGCTCCCGTACTGCTCCGTTTCCCAGACATCCTCGACAACCGCATCGAGAAGACAGCCAGCTGTTTTCAAAAGGCAAAGGAAGAGTATGGATACAAGGGAGAAAACTTTGTCATCTATCCTATTAAGGTGAACCAGATGCAGCCGGTCGTTGAGGAGATTATCTCTCACGGCAAGAAGTTCAACCTCGGACTGGAGGCTGGCTCTAAGCCTGAACTCCACGCCGTCATCGCCGTACAGGCACAGAGCGACTCGCTCATCATCTGTAACGGCTATAAGGACGAGAGCTACATCGAACTTGCCTTGCTGGCTCAGAAGATGGGCAAGCGCATCTTTATCGTAGTAGAAAAGCTCAATGAGCTGGATATCATCGAAAAGGTAGCCAAAAAGCTCAACGTAAAACCAAACATCGGTATCCGCATCAAACTGGCTTCTTCAGGCTCAGGCAAATGGGCTGAAAGCGGCGGCGATGCATCTAAGTTCGGCTTGACCAGCGCAGAACTGCTCACAGCCCTCAAGAAGATAGACGAGATGGGATTCCACGACTGTCTGCGCCTTATCCACTTCCATATCGGAAGTCAGATTACCAAGATTCGCCGCATCCAGACAGCTCTCCGTGAGGCTGCCCAGTTCTATATTAGCCTCCACAAGATGGGCTACAATGTAGATTTCGTAGATTGCGGTGGCGGACTCGGTGTAGATTACGACGGCACCCGCTCTTCAAGCAGCGAGAGTTCCGTAAACTACTCTATCCAGGAGTATGTAAACGACTGTGTCTATACATTCGTAGATGCAGCCAACAAGAACAATATCGAGCACCCTAACCTCATCACCGAGAGCGGCCGCTCGCTCTCTGCCCATCACTCAGTCTTGGTTATCGATGTCTTGGAGACAGCTTCCCTGCCAGAAATGCCTGAGGAGTTTGAGGCGAAGGAGACCGACCACCAACTGGTGAAGGATCTTTATGAGATATGGGACAACCTGAATCCTCGCAACATGCTGGAAGACTGGCATGATGCCGAGCAGATTCGCGAAGAGGCCTTGCAGCTCTTCTCTCACGGTATCGTAGATCTGAAGACCCGTGCAGAGATTGAGGCAATGTACTGGAGCGTGTGCCACGAGATCAACAATCTTGCCAAGCACATGAAGCATGTACCTGAGGAGCTCAGAGGATTGGATAAGATTCTTGCCGACAAGTATTTCTGCAACTTCTCTCTGTTCCAGAGCCTGCCAGACAGTTGGGCTATCGACCAGCTCTTCCCTATCATGCCTATCCAGCGTCTGAACGAGCGTCCTACCCGCAACGCTACCTTGCAGGACATCACCTGCGACAGCGACGGAAAGATTGCCAACTTCGTTACCGACGGACATATCGGCAACGTTCTTCCTCTTCATCCATTGAAGAAGAACGAGCCATATTATCTCGGTGTATTCCTCGTTGGTGCCTACCAGGAGATTCTGGGCGACATGCACAATCTCTTCGGTGACACCAATGCTGCCCACATCTCTGTAAAGGACGGCAAATATTGCATCGACCAGATATTCGACGGCGAGACCGTAGAGGAGGTATTGGATTACGTACAGTACAATCCGAAGAAGCTCGTCCGCCAGTTGGAGCAGTGGGTAACCAAGAGTGTGAAGGAAGGCAAGATTTCGCTCGATGAGGGCAAGGAATTCCTGGGCACCTATAGAAATGGTCTCTTCGGATACACATATCTTCAGTAA
- the argB gene encoding acetylglutamate kinase, protein MEKVTVVKVGGAIVEDSEQLAQLLKDFAAIPGKKVLVHGGGRRATKVAAALGIESKMVNGRRITDADMLEVVIMVYGGLVNKNLVAKLQANGVNALGLTGADMDVIHSHKRPLKDGIDFGFVGDVERANGKMLQTLINEGIIPVMAPLTHDGKGNILNTNADTIASETAKALAPYYDVTLIYSFEKKGVLSNPEDDDSVIPVITHADFERYKADGTVAGGMIPKLENALAAIDAGVKEVIITLATAIDGKHGTVIK, encoded by the coding sequence ATGGAAAAAGTAACAGTAGTAAAGGTAGGCGGTGCCATCGTTGAAGACAGCGAGCAGCTGGCACAGCTCTTGAAGGATTTCGCAGCCATTCCTGGCAAGAAAGTATTGGTACATGGCGGTGGCCGCCGTGCCACTAAGGTAGCCGCAGCCCTCGGCATTGAGAGCAAGATGGTAAACGGCCGCCGCATCACCGATGCAGACATGCTGGAAGTGGTAATAATGGTTTATGGCGGTCTGGTCAACAAGAACCTGGTTGCCAAGCTCCAGGCTAACGGCGTGAATGCTCTCGGTCTGACCGGTGCTGATATGGACGTAATCCACAGTCACAAGCGTCCGTTGAAGGACGGTATCGACTTCGGATTCGTAGGCGATGTAGAGCGTGCCAACGGCAAGATGCTCCAAACCCTGATTAATGAAGGCATTATTCCAGTGATGGCTCCATTGACCCATGACGGCAAGGGCAACATCCTCAACACCAATGCCGACACCATAGCCAGCGAGACTGCCAAGGCTCTGGCTCCTTACTACGATGTGACATTGATATATAGTTTTGAAAAGAAAGGCGTGCTCAGTAATCCTGAGGATGACGACAGCGTGATTCCAGTGATTACCCATGCCGATTTTGAGAGATATAAAGCAGATGGTACCGTGGCAGGCGGCATGATTCCTAAGTTGGAGAATGCCCTTGCAGCCATCGATGCTGGTGTGAAAGAGGTGATTATCACCCTTGCTACCGCCATCGACGGAAAGCACGGAACGGTGATTAAGTGA
- a CDS encoding RNA polymerase sigma factor, translating to MKEISFQNDVLPLKNKLFRLALRITLNREEAEDVVQDTLIKVWNARDRWQELDSIEAYSLTIARNLSLDRIKKMENQNDSLEEQNTERLDENTSTPSERMIQKDKLNIVKNIIDELPEKQRSCLQLRDIEGKSYKEIADILCITEDQVKVNIFRARQTVKQRFQQFDRYGL from the coding sequence ATGAAAGAAATCAGTTTCCAGAACGATGTTTTGCCGCTGAAGAACAAACTCTTCAGGCTGGCCCTTCGCATTACTCTCAACCGGGAGGAAGCGGAAGACGTTGTGCAGGATACGCTGATTAAAGTCTGGAACGCCCGCGACAGATGGCAGGAGCTTGACTCCATCGAGGCATACAGCCTCACCATCGCTCGCAACCTTTCGCTCGACCGCATCAAGAAGATGGAAAATCAGAATGATTCGCTGGAAGAGCAGAATACAGAAAGGTTAGACGAAAACACTTCCACCCCCTCCGAAAGGATGATTCAGAAAGACAAACTGAACATCGTAAAGAATATTATCGACGAGTTGCCTGAAAAGCAGCGCAGCTGTCTGCAGCTTCGAGACATCGAAGGAAAGTCCTACAAGGAAATAGCAGACATCCTCTGCATCACGGAAGACCAGGTCAAGGTGAACATCTTCAGGGCTCGTCAAACAGTCAAACAAAGATTTCAACAATTCGACAGATATGGATTATAA
- a CDS encoding pyruvate ferredoxin oxidoreductase, producing the protein MDYKYINQLLDRYWKGETSLEEEEILRAFFSQDELPAELKPYQALFSYEMGEAKQEALGDDFDQKMMAMIEDEYTKKPNKAKVVSLTERLKPLFKAAAVVAIILTLGNAVQVPFQNNGNDSVENVGYIKSGKGVSVAMGDSASVDSMQRTGIDQVSTPTTSPTLLK; encoded by the coding sequence ATGGATTATAAGTACATCAACCAACTTTTGGATCGCTACTGGAAGGGCGAGACTTCTCTCGAAGAAGAGGAGATTCTCCGTGCATTCTTCAGCCAGGACGAGTTGCCTGCCGAGCTGAAGCCATACCAAGCGCTCTTCTCTTACGAGATGGGCGAGGCTAAGCAAGAGGCGCTGGGTGATGACTTCGACCAGAAGATGATGGCGATGATTGAGGATGAATACACCAAGAAGCCTAACAAGGCAAAGGTCGTTTCATTGACAGAGCGCCTGAAGCCTCTCTTCAAGGCTGCTGCCGTGGTAGCTATCATCCTGACATTGGGCAATGCAGTTCAGGTTCCTTTCCAGAACAATGGCAATGATTCTGTTGAAAACGTAGGATACATCAAGAGTGGCAAGGGCGTGTCCGTAGCCATGGGAGATTCTGCTTCGGTTGATTCTATGCAACGCACAGGCATCGATCAGGTAAGCACTCCAACAACGTCTCCAACGTTATTAAAGTAG
- a CDS encoding Type 1 glutamine amidotransferase-like domain-containing protein, with product MKRLFLCSSFADVANLFVDCAKEDLQGKIIAFIPTASLTEPIRFYVKKGKKALEEAGMIVEEVEITQLPKEEISSILHKCDYIYITGGNTFFLLQELKRKGVDKIISKQVKLGKLYIGESAGAIIASPDAEYMRSVNFDPIEKAPELKDCTSLDLVDFYTIPHYGNFPFKKKGEKIVQLYNEKLQLIPISNKQAVIIEDSNIQIKDAK from the coding sequence ATGAAAAGATTATTTTTATGCTCATCATTTGCTGATGTTGCTAATCTATTTGTCGATTGTGCCAAAGAAGATTTGCAAGGGAAAATTATAGCTTTTATACCAACTGCAAGCCTTACAGAACCAATACGATTCTATGTAAAAAAGGGGAAAAAGGCTTTAGAAGAAGCTGGAATGATTGTTGAAGAAGTCGAGATTACCCAACTGCCCAAAGAGGAAATATCTTCTATATTACATAAATGCGATTATATCTACATAACAGGTGGAAATACATTTTTCCTTTTGCAAGAGTTAAAAAGAAAAGGTGTTGATAAAATTATATCTAAACAAGTGAAATTGGGTAAACTGTATATTGGGGAATCTGCCGGAGCAATAATAGCCTCTCCCGATGCAGAATATATGAGAAGTGTGAATTTTGATCCAATAGAAAAGGCTCCTGAATTGAAAGACTGTACTTCTTTAGATTTGGTCGATTTTTATACGATTCCCCATTATGGAAATTTTCCATTCAAGAAAAAAGGTGAAAAGATAGTTCAACTATATAATGAGAAGTTGCAGCTTATTCCTATAAGTAATAAACAAGCTGTTATTATTGAAGATTCAAATATTCAAATTAAAGATGCAAAATGA
- a CDS encoding plasmid mobilization protein — MTSIQKQNRKKGGRPPTGRIHKLSKSVTVKFSKPSYEALRLRARKANRKLAEYIRESTLNGEVVSGHNAETVAIAKNLIGMANNLNQLTKLSHQRGFHETHVYVVDLLRRLKEILGEYRQASYKPKPSSMGRQEDTT, encoded by the coding sequence ATGACAAGCATACAGAAACAGAACAGGAAAAAGGGTGGAAGACCGCCCACAGGCAGGATTCACAAGCTGTCGAAGTCTGTCACGGTGAAGTTCTCGAAGCCAAGCTACGAGGCTTTGAGACTGAGGGCGAGAAAAGCCAACCGCAAGTTGGCGGAGTACATCCGTGAGTCCACCTTGAACGGCGAGGTGGTCAGCGGACACAATGCAGAGACGGTAGCCATCGCCAAGAATCTCATCGGCATGGCGAACAACCTCAACCAACTTACCAAGCTGTCGCATCAGAGAGGTTTCCATGAAACCCATGTATATGTGGTGGACTTGTTGAGAAGATTGAAAGAAATCCTTGGCGAGTATCGCCAAGCAAGTTATAAACCGAAGCCAAGCAGTATGGGCAGACAGGAGGATACCACATGA